A window of Cynocephalus volans isolate mCynVol1 chromosome 3, mCynVol1.pri, whole genome shotgun sequence genomic DNA:
AGCCCCAAGAACCAATAGTTACTACCCACTAATACCTGGAGAGAGAATGGACTGCATTTCCCTCCATATCATGTACTGGATGGGACCTTTGAACTGCCCTGGATCCAGCTTTCTGGAGATAAGCTCTCTGGGTGCCAGAGCTCTCATTCCTTGCTCCAAGCTGCAGAGGACATAAATCATTTATTCTTAGACATTCTCTCGGGACTGAAGGAAAGGTATTAAGAGTACCATAGGGAAACACTTACCTATCCAAGAGAGCTGAGATGtcctaaaagaagaaaggagaaatagagaagtCAGATGCCTGTTTATCAACTCCAAAAATTTCTTTGGTGATACTGGCCCCCACAAGAATTTGATCATCAATACTAGGATTCTGTGCATGTGGTCTCCAACCCATGCCCACCCACTTCTTTCATCCTCCATATGCTTTTCTGGTCTGTATCCCCTATCTAACCCAGGATAAACTTCCCTTACCTTGCTCTGATTTTCTAAAGTTCCCTTTTACAGGGAACGAGAGAAACCAACAAGACAATAATTAAGGTTAACCTATTTTTACCTATATGAGAGCTTTCAAGTAGTATCAGAAGAAAAACACAGTAGATATTCCAGTTCCAAGGCCACTTTTCCTTACTGTGGCTAGGTAAACTTCTAAGTGCTGAGGTGGTAACCAATGCCACTTTAGAAGTGAAGTTTCAGGTAGCAAAGGTTGACAAACAGCTTTTCAGGTCAATTTATGATTGCTGTGAGCCAGTCAGAGATACAGCTCAGGCTGCAACTTTCTCGTTTTTGAGAAATAAAGCTTCAAAGTTCTTTATGAAAGAATATTAAGATATTAATACATTAATGGGATTTTATTATCTTGTTTGGGGATGAAAGTAAAGCTTTCTGCTCAGCATAAAGCAAAAGTAGCCTCCTGTTTTTCTCccagagaatcttgaaagctttacagcagttttgttttgctttgttttctttggcaGTGAAAAGCCACCTCTACACTCTTTCcaaccctcttctcccctctaaGTGTACCCATAATCATGTTGGTATGGGGTCTCACTTTGAGAAAATTGAAGGAGTTCTGTTCTTCCATCCGTGCCTGAATGCTCACCAACATATCCTTGGCTAGGAGACACTGCTCCTGAAGCTGGTTCAGATTCAGCTCCATCTCTTCATTCAAGGCTTTCCCCTCTTCCCGGAGCgcatttaaaatgtctttttctttgctGCACAGGAACTGAGTCAGCTTTAGAAACTCCAGGGACACATGTTGCTGTAGATGTAGCTTGTTTTCCTGGAAACCTCCATGATCATCACCATGGTTATTACTGAGACCAGCACTTGGGGATGGGGTCCCACACAACCAACACACACAACGTGGGAAATAACATCAGAGGAAAATGCAATCAAATGGCTACTGAGTATCAGTATTAACCATACTAAAAGGAGCCCTTTGGGAGACTCACTCCTTCTTTCCCAGCCAGCTTTATAGTTCCGTATAAAATAGTTAAAAGTGGTTTCTAGGTTCCTAGTGCGATACTGAGGTGGTAACCGATGCCATATTAAATAAGACTATGGAGTTAATCCAACATTTTAGAATGAATATTAATACCCTCCTAGATTGGTAAACCAATATCTACCAAGGAGTGCTGTTAGTCTGGGGCTATAAGGTGGCTGGAAGAACTGTCTTTAACTAGAAATCAGAACACtgggggtggtggaggaggtgCCACTCCTCCTGCCAGGACAGTATAAAAGAAGCAGGCAATGAGCAATGTCTGCAGCACTGAAATCAATAACAGCTACACTTGCAGCTCTGCTCTTGGGTGTCCTCAGCATCCTCACAGGGGAATCATCTGACATCTGGCTTCTCAGATCCTCATCCTCCTCATTTCTAGTGATTTCCACATTTCTTCACTCATTCCCATAGTCACACCTGGGGTTTTATCATCCCCCCGCAATTGCACCGTCTCTGCAATAACTTCCTGTGCTGCTCCATGCTTACTTACTCAGGGACCCCTATGGCAACAATTATTGGATCTCATTGAAACCGCCTATTCATTGACGCTTCCATTTCTATTTATCAACGTCCATCTCCATGTCCCTCCTTATCCAGCTTGGATTTCATggttcatcattattattacactCTTAAGACAGTCTTAACTCCTTCTCTCCTATAGCTCATgattttctgatttccattttaCCTTTCTCACCACTGTTTCTCAGTCTTATTTGTTGGTTCCACTTCATCTAATCAAGCTCTAAATATTAGAATTACCTGATATTCTGTCCTGGGCTCTTTCCCATTCTcattctacattttctttctagGCAGTATTCTCTACTCCCATGGTTTTATATACCATCTAATGctgacttttttccccctaatggCCACCTTTTACATCTAATCAGTCACCACATCCGAGGTAATTTTCATCTCCACAGCATATGCTCAAGCTCTTTATTTCTCTGCATCTCCACTGCTTCtctagtccaagccaccatcatcattCTTTGGGACCACTGCAGTAGTCTTCTAACAATTGTCCTTGTCATTGCCTCCcttcaatccattctccacacagccaCCACCAGAATGATATCTTCAAAATGAGCTAAAACCATGTCTTTTTTAAAACCCTTTAATGGCTTCTCATTATTCACAAGATGAAGTTCAAATTCTTAATATTATCTACACAAGGGTCTATGTGATTGGGCCCATATCTGTCACTTCAGTATCATCTTGCTTAGCATGCTCCAGCTTTACtggccttctctcttttcttttctttcttttttttgtttgtttgtttgtttgttttggctgctgaccagtacagggatcgaacccagGACCTTGATATTACTAGCTCCATgtactaaccaactgagctaaccagccatccctggccttttctctttttaacatagCAACTAACTTCCTGTCTCAGGACTTTTCCATatgctctttcctcttcctagaaCATTCTTCTCCAGGCCAACTCCTTCATATTCCCCTCACCCAGTTCACTTGACTAAATTACTTATCTTTCAGTTCTCATTTTTAATAAGTGACTTCTTCAGAGCATGTCCTTCCCCCACTCTAGGTTAGGATCTCCATTCATATGCTCTCGTAATACTCTATATActctatattttcatttatagtaATTATCACAgttgttattttattgttattggtggAATTATTTAATTAACATCTGTCTATCACCCCCAGCATGTAGTATAATGCCTGAcccactgaataaatatttgttgaatgaatgaatgttgactCTAATAGCTGAACTAGGAACTCTTACAACAGGAACAAGAGTCGCTGGAAACACCATTACTTCCATTTATCCTTCTTCTTTCTCTGAGTCtacatatttcttcttcttgatgCCAAATGAGAGAAGGCTCTTCTCCATACATAACCCATAAAGAAACAGAACTCCCAATTTAGTCCCCCACGTAGGGACTCATGTGACAAATCTCTAACCACTAATGTTGTCCTAGAGCTCCTGTAAAGTTGAAAGTATAGGCAATAACTATTTAGTTTGGGAGCAGCTAAGAAAGATCAAATCAGATGGGAAAAGCCAACAACATGAGAGACCTCGGTCCAGAGGTGCCTGGTTATAAACCCAATGGAAAGAAAGGTAATTCTTTGGATGTAGCAATCTTTAGCGGATTTTTCTGGTAAATTCCTTATTTTTCCATACATAAAGGGAAAGAGCAGACAAATCTCAACCCCATGACAAATCTCAACCTAATGATTGAAAGGATCAGCATATTAGGAAAAGATCAATCTGCTCTGTTGATCAACTATTGGGAACCTATTCCACCACAGTATTTCTTTTCACCTTACAATGTCAGTTTTCTAATTCTGTAGCCCAGGTGCTATTTAGTCTGTTAATAATATATGAGTAGGTACCTTTGTACCCACATAGCCGAAGTTACAAGGAGAGTATATTCCAGTTCTCTCTCATAATCCCTCTACCTTGCTCCTCACCTTGTAAGCAGCAATAGCATCCTTCTGCATATTCTTCAGGGTCTGAAGTTCCTTCAAGATTGTCTCCAGTTGACCCTGATGGATGGCAAGCTCCTCCTGGGAATACCAAAGAGAATTAATCGACAGTGACTTGGGAGATGAAGGGCCATAGAAAACATCTCCCCTAAAGCCCAAGTGTGCCAGAAAAAAGTGAGCTCATACTGCAAAAATCTTTCCCTTCCCCTATATTTTTCAAGAATTGTGAAGAAAATTACAAGCAGGCAGAAAAACTTAGTTTTGCCTTCTTATTAGCTAGCTATAAGGGGTTGAAGAAGGTAATGAAACTCTATACATTTTCCACTCTAGGTACACTGTTCTCACCATCTATACTTTTACTTTTACTGTTCCCACTTGGAGCACTGGTTTCTGCCATCCACATGCAAATTATTTCCCAAGTCCTGTCCCTTTTTTCACTATACAACCCCTGACTATTACAGCTTTCTCAAATCTTCCCAGAAATTCTTAACACTTATGAATTACAAATGTGATACAATTTAATTGTCTGTAGTAAActatcttattttacttttgttgttttattcattCTAAACTTGACTAAATTACAAAACTTTTATAACAAGAGCAATATCTTATATGTCCATATTCTACACAGTGTTTAGTAGACTGTGGTCATGGCAGAGTTCAGGTAACTATTTGAGGGAATAGGCCAGAGCTACTCCTCTGTTCCTTTTCTATAAGCAGCAACTCTAGAGAAAGAAAATTgcaagatattttatattttctgagcACTCTGAGCTTTCTAATCATCATTTGAATAAAGGGGTGGgattggaagagagaaaaagcccTACAAAAGATTTTTCCTAGATTTCCTAAGGGATTGCTCAAGGCCCAGGGCTTACCCACCATGAAGAAATGGACAGCATCAGAGATTTGCAGGAACTCCTTAGACTGCCCCACAGACAACCGAGCATCCTTGCATTGAAAGCAGATCAGTTTCCCATCTGGCTTACTGAAGAGTTTCAGGTTCTCTCCATGCTCTGGGCACTGGGGAAAGCCCTTGAGTAGGGGTAGCTTGTTAATCTTCTCTACCAGCTTCTCCAGTACAAGGTTGAATGTACACCTGCTATACTGACATAGCATCTTACACTCAGGACAGAATGTTTCCTTTGCTTGCAGTTTCCAAAAGTTTTGGATACAGGCTTGGCAGAAGTTGTGGCCGCAGCTTAGCATCAGTGGATCACGGAACCAATCATTACACAGTGGGCAGTGTAGCTCCATAGTAATATCTTGTATCCCCACTTTAGAGGGTATGTGGGTGATTGAATCATTCAATTCAACATAGTTGCCTGGATCAGTGTTGGAGGAGGTGTTAGAGGATACCTTTGGAAAAGAACAGCTAAAATGAGTTTCTCTCTCTTGTTGCCCATTTCAGCACTTTAGGATGTTGGGCTCCATTCCTAAAGGAACTGAGAATTGGTGTAACCAGAGTAAAAGCACCATAATCTCTCCTTTGAAAGTGATCCAATAAATTTGGTGTTTTCTAACACGAAATAGTTTATGACACTATTTAAACTTTACTAGAAAACCaaggcagaggaagaaagagtACTCAACCAAAGCAATGTATTTTGTTGTACATTCCTCTTTCCACTCAAAAAAGGTcacataatgtatgattccatttatgtgaaatatacgaataggtaaatccataacagagaaagtagattagtggttgccaggggctgggggaaggagaaatggggGGGGTGACTGCTTAAcgggtatggggtttccttttgcAATGATGAAGATGTTTTGGGACCTGATAGAGATGATGGTTttacagcattgtgaatgtactaattGCCACTgtaatgtacatttttaaatggttttatgttttatgaacttgacctcaatttttaaaaattgaagccATTTGACTCCAGAGGCATAATTTTTATACTGAACATTCCCCTTTGCAGAATGCTGTATTATAGTGTCTTCCAGGATGTGCTACTATTTGATGAATAGCCACCAGAAGTGGCTTCAATCTCAATACCTAAGGGTCTGATGACATGAGTAAACATTCAGTGATGCCAGCTCTGCTCTAGTGCCCATACTTTCTGGGGCATAGAATGAGTAACATGGAAGCTCTGACATAGTGCTCACATCTGACCCTCCACTATATTTGTGGATCAGGACAAAGTACAATTAGAAGCCTCTGGCCCATTCTCCTTTTCACCTCCCAGACTCCTCACCCTGTCCCTCATAAGCAAGCATGTGGAAAACCCAACCCACACAAccaagctacacacacacacacacacacacacaaacacacacctgcacacaacTGCCCTTGGGCCATACCTCAAGCCTACCAATATACACACTGGCAGAGGTGTAGCCTGGGTGTGACTGGTACTGACAAAAGAGCTGTATTTTGTCTCATCTTGTTTTGGGGAAAAGAGCTATGGAGGCCCTAGAAGTGGGCTATGAATCTCTTGGGCAGAGAATTCTAGGGTCTCAGATCTGGAGTGTGATCTAAAAAGTAGGAGAGAGCATAGGCTCTATGTGGGTATGTCCCTTTGGTTCCATGGATTCCTCATCTTATAAAGAGGAACATAGCTGGAGGAGAGCCAGAGCTGGAGCCTCAAAGCGTGGGCTCAGGGAAGGGCCCCCATTGCCCAGGTCTAAGGATGGTTCTATCCTCCTCTCCCATCCCACTCACCCTTCTCCTAGCTCATCTAAGATGGGTTGGGCCTGTCTCTGTTCTGGAACCAGCAAGGAGGGGTAGTCCTGAAAGCAAGTCTCTGAGTTTCATCTCACAGGCCACACCTTTAGTAGAACTGAATTCCTGGAGTCTCAAAGTCCCTGTGGGGCTTGTCTGACTTGGCTATGTGGAGGACCTTGTTGTCACCATTGATTACCCAGGTTCTAGGATTCTAGGCTCTTCTTCCTAATAAGTTTTCTGCCAGAATTCCTAGAACAACCCTGCCCACCCCCAGACTTTCAAATGCCAGCATTCATTGCTCTCAGCATATACCATGACCAGGCCTGTATATTCTTACCCTTTCCTAAATGCTAAAGATGACAAGCTGTGATCCAGAAGTATAAAAATGGGTACTGATATAAGCTTTCTCAATGTAGAAGGATAATCTGTATGATGGAGATAAATGTGTTTTGTGGTAGCATAATAGATGGGCCCCTGACCCTTGACTAGGGGCTGTCGTCAGGGGAAACATGTGGGAGAGAGAACTAAGATGAGACTTGAAAGATGAGATCTTAGGCAGACAGAAGTAAGGAAGATTATTATGggtaaaaaagaaatgttaaatgtacATGTGCTATTCTTCAATTTGTATATATCATCTCCCTCTGAAGGATGAAAAACTTAAATATAGACAGAAGATTTATTCTGAGGCAAAAATTCCTGAGGGTTGATCCAGGGGTTACTCTGCTGCTCTTGAGAGAGAAAATGGAGCTTAGAGGAGTCTGAACCTGCTCTGACACTCAAGTCAGTGGTAAAATCAAGGGAATTCAAAGAGTTCTAATCCGAAGGCCAGGGCTATCTCCATCTGCCGTATATCCCCTTGAGAATTTAATACCCAGAACTGCTCTATTCCTCTTTCCTAACCCTTCATTCCCAGTTAGAAGTTCATATTTGCCTGTACTTATGGGCTTCCTTTTCTCATATTCAGATTTATTCTAGCCAGGGAAATACAGCTAAAAATCCTTTGCCTCATCATGAAATTCCATTCTCATTGATGACTGTTTATGTTGCCCTCACCCCGTTCCTAGATTCTCACCTTTATTTCTCCAGATGCTTTGGCTTGAGTCCATAGACCCTCGCTCTGTAGTTTCCCACACAGCTTGTGTTCCTTAACCTTGATACCTGATTTCTCCACACTTGGGTCTTGCCTGTCTGGACCTATAATGTAgccattttctctttaaatgtcaCCTCTCCACCATTCTTTCCAGTCTCTTTCTGAAATGCCTGTCAGACAGATGTCAGAGCTTCTCACTCTAGACTCCAtttctcttaatttctctttcataatttcttttcttttctttttttttttttttttttcttaaagagcttACCTAGCCAAGAGTGAAGAGAAGGCCATTCCTGGCCAGAGACCCTGAATAAAAGTGGGAAAGTATTAACTATGTTGGTAAATTCAGAGAACAGTAACTAGGATAGAAAATGGACACTAAGAAGTGTTGAGAGCTAAGGCCAAAACTAGGTTACAGTCTGATTTTAAAGAGCCTTGAGATATAATGGATAACATTTGTAGGCCTTGGAGTCAAACTGTCCTGTGTAACTTCTGTGAAATCTTGGGTAACTTAATGTTCTAAGTctcatttccccatctgtaaagagGAATATGTTCATTCAATGGCATtcattgaacatctactatgggTCAAGCACATCATGATGGTAATGCCTCCTCGTAGGGTGTTGTGAGGataatttaataaacataaagCATCTTGAATGCTTCCTGACCCATACTAAGTGCTGATTAAATGTTAGCTGTTAGTATTGATTACGAAAATGTTAAAATTCCTTCTTCCATGAGAAAGAttgtgccatttttttttcttggcggctggctggtacggggatctgaacccttgaccttgttgttacaaggctCCTCTTTCATAATTTCTAAGTCCATGGCTTTCTGTGCTTTGCTCTGGACATAATCTCCCattcttgttttatatatattatttattttttgtttctttaaacatCTTTGAATTAGATGAGTTCTTCCTGAGTCAGCTATTTGCAAGAGACCTATATGAGTGTGTAGGCAGGGCCATAGTTGAGGctattttctttatgaaacatGTGTGCATGAGTTCTTTTTTCCTCAGTATCTGCACTGCAGAATTGCTTACAATGCAAATTCTGTCTCCTCCATTCTACCTCATCTACAGACTGCTTCTGGCAAATACGGCTTTTTTTGTCCTTGTTCAACTTCACCTACCCTATACCTCGAATCTTTGTGACAAATGGGTATAGAGAAGCTCCGCTTCATCCTGCTTTCCTGTTCTCATTGTTCTACGCAAGGGCTTGTGGGTCTTGGCCCACAGGATGGGGCACTTTCTTTGGAGAACTATGTCACTCCCCTTTCGTGTGAGATCTGCATCCCTAGACATCTTCTCTCACActcctttctgattttcattatatttGGCAGTCCTTCTCATAAGTTATAATCCAAGCTATCTGATGTCTCTACTTTCATTGCAAAaagtttgtctgtttttcattctctttgtagTTTTGACTTAAAGAAGGATGAGTTTCTAAGAGAAGCAGGAACACTTACTGTTTTTCAGTccaccatttattttatttacttatttatttttttaaagatgaccggtaaggggatcttaacccttgacttggtgttgtcagcaccacgctcacccagtgagcaaaccggccatccctacatgggatccaaacccgtggccttggtattatcagcaccacactctcccgagtgagccacaggccggccccttcaGTCCACTGTTTAAAGACCAAAGCGTAAATTATTTTTTGACACCTTATCCAACATTTCTATGTGTctaaagaagtgtgtgtgtgtgtgtgtgtgtgtgtgtgtgtgtgtatgtgtgtgaaggCGGTAGACAGGATTAGATAATGGACTTTCAGCAATCAGTGTAGATTCTTTTcttcaaagtttaaaaattgaatttccCTCTAGCCCACAGGACATGAGGACTCAAAGTCAATGTTTAGCGGTCACCATAGCATTTATAGAAAATACTATGTGATATTCTTTGCacacttgaatttttaaattaagatcaATCCCCAATACCTACTAGATATGTTAATCACAGTAGCTGTCTTTCCCATAGTCCATGCTAAGGTCAGGCCTACACACACCATGTGGcctccatcccctctcccaggCCACAGATGGGCTTCTGATCCATTCTATAGGCTGTCCAGCAACCCGAGATGTGACCTGATGCTAAAAGATAATGTTGGAAACCCAGAACCTCTCATAGATTTGAATCTGGAAACTAAgataaaatcaggaaattgacaGTAGGAGCAAGTTTAAAGATTACCACGAAATAGAGTTTGGGACATGAAAGGTCATGGCAAGGACAGTCATAAGAAAAAGGAACCTAGGAGATTCATTTTAAACAGACAGCAAAAGAAATGCAGGAATGAAGGGTGGAGAGAGTCAGCTGGTAGAGAcaagaattaaaaagagaaagaaatgtggaGAACATCTGCGTTATGTTAACCATAGCACTGTCCTTTGGCTCTTCTTGGATTCCTATACCTAGCATGATGCCTTGCCATAGTAGGGGCTCAACATATGTGCTGCAGGAAAGACTGTTTATCCTCACAGTAACTGAGGTTATCTCTTTGCTTAAGGTAACTGGTCTGAATCTCTGCCCTTGTCATGGACCCTCTGCCCCAGTACtctatggaatttttttcttggagTGCTAGAGCAGAGTTTGCTAAACACTTATTTAATGGCATTCTCAATCTTCATCCTCCTTGACTTTTTCAGTCTATTCTTTGTCCCTTGTGATGCAATAATGTCCTAATTCTCCTGCCTCTCTTCTGCCTTGTctagtttctcttcctcttctcatttcTTTACGTGTAAACAATCACCATGGTCTGTCTTCAGCTGTCTCCTATCTCTATGTTCTCTTCTTAACAAGTGAGCCACTCATTCCTGTGACTTCACAGACAGCCTCTATAAAGGTTATAGAGATAAGAGACTCCCAAATCTGTATCTCTGAGCCATGGCTGGGTCCTTGAAAATCAACATGACTGAAACAGAACTCATGTTTCTCCCTAAATCAGTTCCTTCCTTTCACTTCCCTATTTCCATTTATTGCACCACCAATCTCTGAGTTTTGAAATCTGAATTATCTTTAGACATTTCATTATCCTCTTCCTTCCCCATCATCTAATCAGTTGAAAGgtctagttaataataataataattgctagcCCTCCTCTGCCTCCAAAATCCTATGTTGCTCTTCATAGCGTACCAAAAtaagttttgtggggtttttaaagggcCTTAGAATTCAGAATTCTCTACAAGATGTTGAAAATTTATAGCTCTAGTCTTATTTCCCATGGTTCTGTTGTAcacttgatattttaaatttaccatACTTTTACATATTAATAATTCATTTAAGTTTCATTaaccaaaagattttaaaagatgattactttattttttgtactAGCCTGAGTGAACAATTGTGtggaagtgaagagaaaaaaatatgtttattctcTACCCTCTCAATGTGTACCTAGAAGAACAAACCCAGAAAAATATGCCCATCAGGGACTATGCAAGTAcagaaaaatattgcattttatGCCATTCAGGGCtgttttgaaaactttaaaaaagatgcATTCTGAATAGGATAAAACTTGTGGGAGAACCTGCCCAATTGGAGGTGAAGAATCTAGGAGAAGAGTCACCTACCAGAGCTGGTTTTTAATCCTGGtgaatggtgtcttttgaaggtGGATGTCATTTAGGAATTTCAttcaatgagtttttaaaatgtgttaaagtAGATACTGGTTTCCAAGACTGGGGCAAGGGGGAATGGGGACTGACTGATAATGGGTATGTAATTTCTTTGgggggataatgaaaatgttccagaattagatagtggtgatggttgtacaactttgtgaatatgctaaaaaaatcACTGAACCGTACAccttaaaagggtgaattttatgatatgaaaaatatatttaatgttatttattgtCAATATCATATGCTTGTATTTTCATGGTTAATTCATCTTGCCAGTTGAGGTTTAGCAATTACCTTGACTTTCAAGAATATATCTTGTGCTATAAAACAAGGGATTGATCATATTAGCTAGTATTTACTGAGTATTCACAGTGCAAAATGCtttatgcacattattttatttaatcctcataacaaccctatgggATAGGTATTATGACCTCATTTtcaaggaaactgaagcctagagagtttaagtaacttgccaggGTCACAGTTATTAGGTGCTGGAGCCTGGATTTGAGCTTTTCATCTGACCCCAAAGTCCATTATCCTAAGCATTGAGTCAGCCAAGGGCCAATCAAT
This region includes:
- the TRIM69 gene encoding E3 ubiquitin-protein ligase TRIM69; amino-acid sequence: MEVSSNTSSNTDPGNYVELNDSITHIPSKVGIQDITMELHCPLCNDWFRDPLMLSCGHNFCQACIQNFWKLQAKETFCPECKMLCQYSRCTFNLVLEKLVEKINKLPLLKGFPQCPEHGENLKLFSKPDGKLICFQCKDARLSVGQSKEFLQISDAVHFFMEELAIHQGQLETILKELQTLKNMQKDAIAAYKENKLHLQQHVSLEFLKLTQFLCSKEKDILNALREEGKALNEEMELNLNQLQEQCLLAKDMLVSIQARMEEQNSFNFLKDISALLDSLEQGMRALAPRELISRKLDPGQFKGPIQYMIWREMQSILSPGLSPLTLDPKTAHPNLVLSKNRTSVWHGDIKQVMPDDPERFDSSVAVLGSKAFTSGKWYWEVEVAKKTKWTVGVVRESIIRKGSCPLTPEQGFWLLRQRNQTDLKALDLPSYSLKMNNNLDKVGIYLDYEGGQVSFYDAKTMTHIYTFNSTFMEKLYSYFCPCLNDGGENKEPLHILHPQ